In Cicer arietinum cultivar CDC Frontier isolate Library 1 chromosome 1, Cicar.CDCFrontier_v2.0, whole genome shotgun sequence, one DNA window encodes the following:
- the LOC101493881 gene encoding histone H4 has product MSGRGKGGKGLGKGGAKRHRKVLRDNIQGITKPAIRRLARRGGVKRISGLIYEETRGVLKIFLENVIRDAVTYTEHARRKTVTAMDVVYALKRQGRTLYGFGG; this is encoded by the coding sequence ATGTCTGGCCGTGGAAAGGGAGGCAAGGGATTAGGAAAGGGAGGAGCAAAACGACACCGTAAAGTGTTGCGCGATAACATTCAAGGAATTACGAAACCTGCCATTAGGCGTTTGGCTCGTAGAGGTGGAGTGAAGCGTATCAGCGGATTAATCTATGAAGAAACCCGCGGTGTTCTAAAGATCTTCTTGGAGAACGTGATTCGTGATGCCGTTACTTACACAGAGCACGCCAGGCGTAAGACTGTTACTGCTATGGATGTTGTTTATGCTTTAAAGAGACAGGGAAGGACTCTTTATGGATTTGGGGGTTAG
- the LOC101492684 gene encoding receptor-like protein kinase HERK 1 gives MMNWRKNGLFIYVLYILSSSISRVCFCATFVPTDNYLIDCGSSTTTSIGNRNFTSDNLSKKFITTQQEILASTSSKSVSSDNVDETPLYQTARIFTGSSKYTFPINQKGRHWIRFYFFPFIYDKYNLKAAKFSVSTQAFVLLSGFTAEKNPVMKEYSINVTSDTLVIEFRPYENSVAFVNAIEVVSVPDDLIAGDAFTLNPASTYSGLVSQALETVWRINMGGPVVSSGQDPLYRTWISDQKFLLTSDLATDVSKIAGVNYAKGGATENTAPPTVYGTATEMNKNSSNDISNTFNVTWRFDVESGFQYLVRAHFCDIVSKALNELYFNVYIDSFAAAKDLDLSTTGNNVLAVPYYKDLVTSLEDNDKLSVSIGPSAVNKDNPNAILNGLEIMKMNNSIGSLSAAAASGTGGDSSGSSSSKVGVIAGVSVGIVSALVLAGVFCVMCRKRRRLARQRQSKTWIPLSVNDAASHTMGSKYSNGTTISAASNFEYRVPLVEVQEATNNFDESWVIGVGGFGKVFKGELRDGTKVAVKRGNPRSQQGIAEFRTEIEMLSQFRHRHLVSLIGYCDENNEMILIYEYMENGTLKSHLYGSEFPSLSWKERLEICIGSARGLHYLHTGYAKAVIHRDVKSANILLDENLMAKVADFGLSKTGPELDQTHVSTAVKGSFGYLDPEYFRRQQLTEKSDVYSFGVVLFEVLCARPVIDPSLPREMVNLAEWAMKYQKKGQLEQIIDTTLAGKIKPDSLRKFGETAEKCLADYGVDRPSMGDVLWNLEYALQLQEVVVQGDPEENSTNMIGELSPQVNNFNQETSVSSASAVPFEASTVDDLSGVSMSRVFSQLVKSEGR, from the coding sequence ATGATGAATTGGAGAAAAAATGGTTTATTTATCTatgttttgtatattttatcatCTTCAATTTCTAGGGTTTGTTTTTGTGCTACTTTTGTTCCAACAGATAATTACCTTATAGATTGTGGATCATCCACAACTACTTCAATAGGTAACCGAAATTTCACTTCAGATAATTTATCTAAGAAATTTATCACCACACAACAAGAAATTCTTGCTAGCACTTCTTCAAAATCAGTTTCTTCTGATAATGTTGATGAAACCCCTCTTTATCAAACTGCAAGAATCTTCACTGGATCTTCAAAGTACACTTTTCCAATTAACCAAAAGGGTAGACACTGGATCCGGTTTTATTTCTTTCCATTTATATATGATAAGTACAATTTGAAGGCTGCAAAATTCTCTGTTTCAACACAAGCCTTTGTTCTTCTTAGTGGTTTCACTGCGGAGAAGAATCCTGTGATGAAGGAGTATTCAATCAATGTTACTTCAGATACACTCGTGATTGAGTTTAGACCTTATGAAAATTCTGTTGCATTTGTTAATGCAATTGAAGTTGTTTCTGTACCTGATGATCTTATTGCTGGTGATGCCTTTACCTTAAATCCAGCATCAACCTATTCAGGGTTGGTGTCACAAGCTTTGGAGACAGTTTGGAGGATTAACATGGGTGGTCCTGTTGTCTCTTCTGGACAAGACCCTCTTTATAGAACTTGGATTTCAGATCAAAAGTTTCTTCTAACATCGGACCTTGCTACCGATGTTTCGAAAATTGCTGGTGTTAATTATGCTAAAGGGGGTGCAACAGAAAACACTGCTCCACCTACTGTTTATGGTACTGCTACCGAGATGAACAAGAACTCGAGCAATGATATCAGCAATACTTTCAATGTGACATGGAGGTTTGATGTGGAGTCTGGATTTCAATACCTTGTTCGAGCTCACTTTTGTGATATAGTCAGCAAAGCTCTCAATGAACTTTACTTCAATGTTTATATTGACTCCTTCGCAGCTGCTAAGGATCTTGATCTTAGTACTACGGGTAATAATGTTTTGGCTGTTCCGTATTATAAGGATTTGGTTACATCCTTAGAGGACAACGATAAACTTAGTGTGAGTATTGGCCCTTCGGCCGTGAATAAGGACAATCCTAATGCTATTTTGAATGGACTAGAGATCATGAAAATGAACAATTCCATAGGTAGTCTTAGTGCTGCAGCAGCATCTGGTACTGGGGGTGATTCTTCTGGTTCGAGTTCTAGTAAGGTTGGCGTGATAGCAGGTGTGAGTGTAGGGATAGTGAGTGCATTGGTCTTGGCTGGTGTTTTCTGTGTAATGTGCAGGAAAAGAAGGAGGTTGGCAAGACAAAGACAATCGAAGACATGGATTCCTTTATCCGTCAACGATGCAGCTTCGCATACAATGGGAAGTAAATATTCGAACGGCACAACAATAAGTGCTGCTTCGAATTTTGAGTATCGCGTTCCTTTAGTGGAAGTTCAGGAGGCTACAAACAATTTTGATGAGAGTTGGGTTATTGGGGTAGGTGGTTTTGGGAAAGTATTCAAGGGAGAATTAAGGGATGGCACGAAAGTGGCGGTGAAGAGAGGGAATCCACGGTCACAGCAGGGGATTGCGGAATTTCGAACGGAGATTGAAATGTTGTCTCAGTTCCGCCATCGCCATTTGGTGTCTTTGATTGGCTATTGTGATGAAAACAATGAAATGATCCTGATATATGAGTACATGGAGAACGGAACTCTCAAGAGTCATCTGTATGGTTCGGAATTCCCGAGCTTAAGTTGGAAGGAGAGACTCGAGATATGCATTGGATCTGCTAGAGGACTTCATTACCTTCACACCGGCTATGCTAAAGCTGTTATTCATCGTGACGTGAAGTCTGCAAATATACTACTCGATGAGAACCTAATGGCTAAAGTCGCTGATTTTGGATTGTCCAAAACTGGTCCTGAGCTCGACCAAACGCACGTGAGCACAGCCGTCAAAGGGAGTTTTGGGTACCTCGATCCCGAGTATTTCAGAAGGCAACAGCTGACAGAAAAGTCGGACGTGTATTCATTCGGGGTAGTTCTGTTTGAAGTTCTTTGCGCTAGGCCTGTCATCGATCCATCGCTTCCTAGGGAAATGGTAAACTTGGCAGAATGGGCAATGAAATACCAGAAAAAAGGACAGTTGGAACAAATCATAGATACAACACTTGCAGGGAAAATCAAACCAGATTCTCTAAGGAAGTTCGGAGAAACAGCGGAAAAATGCTTGGCTGATTACGGTGTCGACAGGCCTTCAATGGGAGACGTCCTGTGGAATTTGGAGTATGCTCTTCAACTTCAAGAAGTCGTTGTTCAAGGCGATCCTGAAGAAAACAGTACAAATATGATCGGCGAACTCTCTCCACAGGTCAACAACTTCAACCAGGAAACAAGTGTTTCTTCTGCTTCTGCGGTCCCATTCGAAGCTTCAACCGTCGATGATCTTTCCGGTGTTTCTATGAGTAGAGTATTCTCGCAGTTGGTGAAATCTGAGGGTAGATGA
- the LOC101493019 gene encoding probable NOT transcription complex subunit VIP2 isoform X1 has translation MSGLLNSSLNGSTSNLPDGAGRSFTTSFSSQSGAASPIYHHTGGIQGLHNMHGSFNVPNMPSTLTSRNSTINSMPTGGVQQPTSSLSSGRFTSNNLPAALSQLSHGSSHGHSGVNSRGGISVVGNPGFSSSTNGVAGSIPGILPTSAAIGNRATVPGLGVSPILGNAGPRITSSMGNMVAAGNIGRISSGGLSIPGLASRLNLNGNSGSGGLGVQGQNRLMSGVLPQGSPQVISMLGNSYPSAGGPLSQSHIQAVHHLNSMGMLNDLNSSDSSPFDLNDFPQLSSRPSSAGGPQGQLGSLRKQGLSPIVQQNQEFSIQNEDFPALPGYKGGSADFTMDMHQKEQLHDNAMSMMQSQHFSMGRSAGFSLGGSYSAHRTQQQQQHAPSVSNSGVSFSSVNNQDLHLHGSDVFPSPNSTYHSQTSGPPGIGLRPLNSPNTVSGTGSYDQLIQQYQQHQNQSQFRLQQMSAANQSFRDHGMKSMQTAQSTPDPFGLLGLLSVIRMSDPDLTSLALGIDLTTLGLNLNSSENLHKTFGSPWSEEPAKGDPEFSVLQCYYAKPPPALHQGYFAKFTLETLFYIFYSMPKDEAQLYAANELYKRGWFYHKEHRMWYIRVPNMEPLVKTNTYERGSYHCFDPSTFETVRRDNFVLHYEMVEKRPSLPQH, from the exons ATGTCCGGGTTACTTAAT TCTTCTCTGAACGGTTCTACTTCAAATCTTCCAGACGGTGCTGGGCGTTCTTTCACTACATCATTCTCGAGTCAGTCTGGTGCAGCCTCCCCAATTTATCATCACACTG GTGGTATTCAGGGGTTGCACAACATGCATGGAAGCTTCAACGTTCCCAACATGCCCAGTACACTTACATCAAGAAACTCAACAATAAATAGCATGCCAACTGGAGGGGTTCAGCAACCTACATCAAGCCTTTCTAGTGGAAGATTTACATCAAACAATTTACCTGCTGCTCTGTCACAG CTATCTCATGGAAGCTCTCATGGACATTCAGGAGTCAACAGTAGAGGAGGTATAAGTGTTGTAGGAAATCCTGGATTTAGTAGTAGCACAAATGGAGTTGCCGGTTCTATTCCTGGGATTCTTCCTACTTCTGCTGCAATTGGTAACCGTGCTACTGTTCCAGGATTGGGAGTATCCCCAATTTTGGGAAATGCAGGTCCTCGGATAACAAGTTCTATGGGAAACATGGTTGCTGCGGGGAACATCGGGAGGATAAGCTCCGGAGGATTGTCCATTCCTGGCCTTGCGTCTCGCCTAAATTTGAATGGAAATAGTGGATCTGGTGGTCTAGGCGTGCAAGGACAGAATCGATTGATGAGTGGTGTGCTTCCACAAG GTTCTCCTCAGGTAATTTCAATGCTAGGAAATTCTTATCCCAGTGCTGGAGGTCCACTTTCACAAAGCCATATTCAAGCAGTACATCACTTGAACTCTATGGGGATGTTGAATGATTTGAATTCCAGTGATAGTTCACCCTTTGATCTCAATGACTTCCCTCAACTATCAAGCCGTCCTAGTTCTGCTGGGGGCCCTCAAGGACAGTTGG GCTCTTTACGAAAACAGGGTCTTAGTCCTATTGTACAGCAAAACCAAGAGTTTAGCATTCAAAATGAGGATTTCCCAGCTTTACCAGGATACAAAG GTGGTAGTGCAGATTTTACGATGGATATGCACCAGAAAGAACAACTTCATGACAACGCTATGTCAATGATGCAGTCTCAACATTTCTCC ATGGGGAGGTCTGCTGGTTTTAGTTTAGGAGGATCTTATTCAGCACATCGTACACAACAGCAACAGCAGCATGCTCCTTCTGTCAGTAACAGTGGTGTCTCCTTTTCATCTGTGAACAATCAAGATCTTCACCTGCATGGGTCAGATGTTTTTCCGTCTCCCAACTCTACATACCATTCCCAG acAAGTGGGCCTCCTGGCATTGGATTGAGGCCCCTAAATTCTCCAAATACAGTTTCTGGTACGGGTTCATATGACCAGCTCATCCAGCAGTATCAACAACACCAGAACCAGTCCCAGTTTCGCCTACAGCAAATGTCAGCTGCAAATCAGTCCTTTAGGGATCATGGCATGAAGTCTATGCAAACTGCACAATCTACTCCTGATCCATTTGGTTTGCTTGGCTTGTTAAGTGTGATTAGGATGAGTGATCCTGATCTGACATCTCTTGCTCTTGGAATCGATCTTACAACACTTGGGCTAAATTTGAATTCATCTGAAAATCTTCACAAGACTTTCGGGTCTCCTTGGTCTGAGGAACCAGCTAAGGGTGACCCAGAGTTTAGTGTGCTTCAATGTTATTATGCTAAACCACCTCCTGCCCTACAC CAAGGTTATTTTGCAAAGTTTACATTGGAAACACTGTTTTACATATTTTACAG CATGCCTAAAGATGAAGCACAACTGTATGCTGCAAATGAACT TTATAAACGAGGGTGGTTTTATCACAAAGAGCATCGTATGTGGTATATAAGAGTTCCCAACATGGAGCCCCTTGTCAAAACTAACACATACGAGAGAGGATCTTACCATTGTTTTGATCCAAGCACTTTCGAAACTGTCCGGAGG GATAATTTTGTTCTTCATTATGAAATGGTGGAAAAGAGACCGTCTTTGCCACAGCATTGA
- the LOC101493019 gene encoding probable NOT transcription complex subunit VIP2 isoform X2, with the protein MSGLLNSSLNGSTSNLPDGAGRSFTTSFSSQSGAASPIYHHTGGIQGLHNMHGSFNVPNMPSTLTSRNSTINSMPTGGVQQPTSSLSSGRFTSNNLPAALSQLSHGSSHGHSGVNSRGGLGVSPILGNAGPRITSSMGNMVAAGNIGRISSGGLSIPGLASRLNLNGNSGSGGLGVQGQNRLMSGVLPQGSPQVISMLGNSYPSAGGPLSQSHIQAVHHLNSMGMLNDLNSSDSSPFDLNDFPQLSSRPSSAGGPQGQLGSLRKQGLSPIVQQNQEFSIQNEDFPALPGYKGGSADFTMDMHQKEQLHDNAMSMMQSQHFSMGRSAGFSLGGSYSAHRTQQQQQHAPSVSNSGVSFSSVNNQDLHLHGSDVFPSPNSTYHSQTSGPPGIGLRPLNSPNTVSGTGSYDQLIQQYQQHQNQSQFRLQQMSAANQSFRDHGMKSMQTAQSTPDPFGLLGLLSVIRMSDPDLTSLALGIDLTTLGLNLNSSENLHKTFGSPWSEEPAKGDPEFSVLQCYYAKPPPALHQGYFAKFTLETLFYIFYSMPKDEAQLYAANELYKRGWFYHKEHRMWYIRVPNMEPLVKTNTYERGSYHCFDPSTFETVRRDNFVLHYEMVEKRPSLPQH; encoded by the exons ATGTCCGGGTTACTTAAT TCTTCTCTGAACGGTTCTACTTCAAATCTTCCAGACGGTGCTGGGCGTTCTTTCACTACATCATTCTCGAGTCAGTCTGGTGCAGCCTCCCCAATTTATCATCACACTG GTGGTATTCAGGGGTTGCACAACATGCATGGAAGCTTCAACGTTCCCAACATGCCCAGTACACTTACATCAAGAAACTCAACAATAAATAGCATGCCAACTGGAGGGGTTCAGCAACCTACATCAAGCCTTTCTAGTGGAAGATTTACATCAAACAATTTACCTGCTGCTCTGTCACAG CTATCTCATGGAAGCTCTCATGGACATTCAGGAGTCAACAGTAGAGGAG GATTGGGAGTATCCCCAATTTTGGGAAATGCAGGTCCTCGGATAACAAGTTCTATGGGAAACATGGTTGCTGCGGGGAACATCGGGAGGATAAGCTCCGGAGGATTGTCCATTCCTGGCCTTGCGTCTCGCCTAAATTTGAATGGAAATAGTGGATCTGGTGGTCTAGGCGTGCAAGGACAGAATCGATTGATGAGTGGTGTGCTTCCACAAG GTTCTCCTCAGGTAATTTCAATGCTAGGAAATTCTTATCCCAGTGCTGGAGGTCCACTTTCACAAAGCCATATTCAAGCAGTACATCACTTGAACTCTATGGGGATGTTGAATGATTTGAATTCCAGTGATAGTTCACCCTTTGATCTCAATGACTTCCCTCAACTATCAAGCCGTCCTAGTTCTGCTGGGGGCCCTCAAGGACAGTTGG GCTCTTTACGAAAACAGGGTCTTAGTCCTATTGTACAGCAAAACCAAGAGTTTAGCATTCAAAATGAGGATTTCCCAGCTTTACCAGGATACAAAG GTGGTAGTGCAGATTTTACGATGGATATGCACCAGAAAGAACAACTTCATGACAACGCTATGTCAATGATGCAGTCTCAACATTTCTCC ATGGGGAGGTCTGCTGGTTTTAGTTTAGGAGGATCTTATTCAGCACATCGTACACAACAGCAACAGCAGCATGCTCCTTCTGTCAGTAACAGTGGTGTCTCCTTTTCATCTGTGAACAATCAAGATCTTCACCTGCATGGGTCAGATGTTTTTCCGTCTCCCAACTCTACATACCATTCCCAG acAAGTGGGCCTCCTGGCATTGGATTGAGGCCCCTAAATTCTCCAAATACAGTTTCTGGTACGGGTTCATATGACCAGCTCATCCAGCAGTATCAACAACACCAGAACCAGTCCCAGTTTCGCCTACAGCAAATGTCAGCTGCAAATCAGTCCTTTAGGGATCATGGCATGAAGTCTATGCAAACTGCACAATCTACTCCTGATCCATTTGGTTTGCTTGGCTTGTTAAGTGTGATTAGGATGAGTGATCCTGATCTGACATCTCTTGCTCTTGGAATCGATCTTACAACACTTGGGCTAAATTTGAATTCATCTGAAAATCTTCACAAGACTTTCGGGTCTCCTTGGTCTGAGGAACCAGCTAAGGGTGACCCAGAGTTTAGTGTGCTTCAATGTTATTATGCTAAACCACCTCCTGCCCTACAC CAAGGTTATTTTGCAAAGTTTACATTGGAAACACTGTTTTACATATTTTACAG CATGCCTAAAGATGAAGCACAACTGTATGCTGCAAATGAACT TTATAAACGAGGGTGGTTTTATCACAAAGAGCATCGTATGTGGTATATAAGAGTTCCCAACATGGAGCCCCTTGTCAAAACTAACACATACGAGAGAGGATCTTACCATTGTTTTGATCCAAGCACTTTCGAAACTGTCCGGAGG GATAATTTTGTTCTTCATTATGAAATGGTGGAAAAGAGACCGTCTTTGCCACAGCATTGA
- the LOC101492351 gene encoding ankyrin repeat-containing protein At5g02620-like encodes MATQLMQSLAVSTPRKKMTKQLTGKRDDTPLHSAARAGNLDVVKDTLKDAEEDELLDLLARQNQDGETALYVAAEYGYIDVVREMIQYYDLTAAGVKARNGFDAFHIAAKQGDIDILKILMEVHPELSMTVDPSNTTALHTAATQGHIEIVKFLLEAGSSLATIAKSNGKTALHSAARNGHLEVVKALLEKEPSVAIRTDKKGQTALHMAVKGQNLEVVEKLIKADPSTINMVDTKGNTALHIATRKARCQIVKMLLGEKETNISAVNRSGETAIDTAEKVGSHDVQAILLEHGVQSAKSIKPQTTARELKQTVSDIKHEVHYQLEHTRQTRKRVQGIAKRINKMHAEGLNNAINSTTVVAVLIATVAFAAIFTVPGQFVDDPNNIPPGMTLGEANIAPQAPFIIFFVFDSIALFISLAVVVVQTSVVVIESKAKKQMMAIINKLMWLACVLVSVAFLALSFVVVGKEEKWLAIGVTIIGTTIMATTLGTMCYWVIKHRIESSNLRNIRKSSMESKSKSFSVSAFSDSELLNNEFKKMYAI; translated from the exons ATGGCAACACAATTGATGCAGTCACTAGCTGTTAGCACTCCtaggaaaaaaatgacaaaacaaTTGACAGGAAAAAGGGATGATACACCTTTGCATTCAGCAGCAAGAGCAGGGAATTTAGATGTTGTGAAAGATACCCTTAAAGATGCTGAAGAGGATGAATTGCTTGACTTATTGGCTAGGCAGAATCAAGATGGTGAAACAGCTCTTTATGTTGCTGCTGAGTATGGTTATATTGATGTTGTAAGGGAAATGATTCAATATTATGATCTTACTGCTGCTGGAGTTAAAGCTAGAAATGGTTTTGATGCTTTTCACATTGCTGCTAAACAAGGAGATATAG ATATATTGAAGATCCTTATGGAGGTTCATCCTGAATTATCAATGACAGTGGATCCATCCAACACCACAGCTTTACACACAGCTGCAACACAAGGACATATTGAGATAGTGAAATTTCTATTGGAAGCAGGAAGTAGCTTGGCAACTATTGCTAAAAGTAATGGGAAAACAGCTCTTCATTCGGCTGCAAGAAATGGCCATTTGGAGGTTGTGAAAGCACTTCTTGAGAAGGAGCCTAGTGTTGCAATAAGGACTGATAAGAAGGGTCAGACAGCACTTCACATGGCAGTGAAAGGACAAAATCTTGAAGTAGTGGAGAAGTTGATAAAAGCTGATCCCTCCACAATAAACATGGTTGATACAAAGGGAAACACAGCATTGCATATAGCAACCAGGAAAGCCAGGTGTCAG ATTGTAAAGATGCTTCTTGGAGAGAAGGAAACAAACATAAGTGCTGTGAATAGATCAGGTGAAACAGCAATAGACACTGCTGAGAAAGTAGGGAGCCATGATGTTCAAGCCATTCTATTAGAACATGGTGTTCAAAGTGCCAAATCCATAAAACCACAAACCACAGCTCGCGAGTTGAAACAAACCGTAAGCGACATAAAACATGAGGTACATTACCAATTAGAACACACTCGACAGACCCGAAAACGCGTCCAAGGAATTGCAAAACGCATCAACAAGATGCATGCAGAAGGACTGAACAATGCAATAAACTCAACAACAGTTGTTGCAGTACTAATAGCAACAGTTGCATTTGCTGCTATTTTCACTGTCCCTGGCCAATTTGTTGATGATCCAAACAATATTCCACCAGGGATGACACTTGGTGAAGCAAATATAGCTCCACAAGCACCATTCATAATTTTCTTTGTGTTTGATTCTATTGCACTTTTCATTTCTCTTGCTGTTGTGGTAGTGCAAACCTCTGTTGTTGTTATAgaaagcaaagcaaagaaacaAATGATGGCTATTATTAACAAGCTTATGTGGTTAGCTTGTGTGCTTGTTTCTGTGGCATTTTTGGCTTTGTCATTTGTTGTGGTTGGAAAAGAAGAAAAGTGGTTGGCAATTGGTGTTACAATTATAGGGACGACTATAATGGCTACAACTTTGGGAACTATGTGTTATTGGGTTATTAAGCATCGAATTGAGTCTTCAAATTTGAGGAATATTCGGAAATCTTCAATGGAAAGCAAGTCAAAGTCTTTTTCTGTGTCTGCTTTTTCAGATTCTGAGCTGTTAAACAATGAGTTTAAGAAAATGTATGCAATTTAG